Proteins found in one Streptomyces sp. NBC_00461 genomic segment:
- a CDS encoding sugar ABC transporter substrate-binding protein — protein sequence MRARGWQAVAALVAALMMMSQVSCGKDGNAGTDSFAVGLLLPSRTVPRWEHSDKPLIEKRLKELCPRCTMEYANAEDDADRQRQQVTSMITKGVKVLILDATDTKALRSSTQEAHRAGVPVVAYDRLAQGPVSGYVSFDGGQVGRLQGRALLKAMGEKAAGEQIVMLNGDPTSPNAAWYRRGAMSVIAGKVKIGRSYDTQGWSADNAHADMSAAIAALGPDRIGGVLAANDEIAGGAISALKRAGVRQLPPVTGQDADLDAVQRIVAGEQYMTVYKRFGTEAAAAAAMAVTLGRGDDLGKVAETTTDSPTTRDIPSILLTPSAVTVRDVRRILVDGGVYTVDEICTREYRHACEKAGLAP from the coding sequence GTGAGGGCCCGTGGGTGGCAAGCCGTCGCGGCACTCGTCGCGGCACTCATGATGATGTCCCAGGTCTCCTGCGGCAAAGACGGCAACGCGGGCACGGACAGCTTCGCCGTCGGCCTGCTCCTGCCGAGCCGAACGGTCCCGCGCTGGGAGCACTCCGACAAGCCGCTGATCGAGAAACGGCTCAAGGAGCTGTGCCCGCGCTGCACGATGGAGTACGCCAACGCGGAGGACGACGCCGACAGACAGCGGCAACAGGTGACCTCCATGATCACCAAGGGGGTCAAGGTCCTGATCCTCGATGCCACCGACACCAAGGCCCTGCGCTCCTCGACCCAGGAGGCCCACCGGGCGGGCGTACCGGTCGTCGCGTACGACCGGCTCGCGCAGGGCCCGGTCTCCGGCTACGTCAGTTTCGACGGCGGGCAGGTCGGAAGGCTCCAGGGGCGCGCACTCCTGAAGGCCATGGGGGAGAAGGCGGCCGGTGAGCAGATCGTCATGCTGAACGGCGATCCGACCAGCCCCAACGCGGCCTGGTACAGAAGGGGCGCGATGTCCGTCATCGCGGGCAAGGTGAAGATCGGCAGGTCGTACGACACGCAGGGCTGGAGCGCGGACAACGCCCACGCCGACATGTCCGCCGCCATCGCGGCCCTGGGCCCCGACCGGATCGGCGGGGTCCTGGCGGCCAACGACGAGATAGCCGGGGGAGCCATCTCGGCTCTCAAGCGCGCGGGCGTCAGGCAGCTTCCCCCGGTCACCGGTCAGGACGCCGACCTCGACGCCGTACAGCGCATCGTCGCGGGAGAGCAGTACATGACGGTGTACAAGCGGTTCGGGACGGAGGCCGCGGCGGCCGCGGCCATGGCCGTCACGCTGGGCCGCGGCGACGATCTCGGGAAGGTCGCCGAGACGACGACCGACAGCCCCACCACCCGGGACATCCCGTCGATCCTGCTCACCCCGAGCGCCGTGACGGTCCGGGACGTCAGGCGGATCCTCGTCGACGGCGGCGTGTACACGGTCGACGAGATCTGCACCCGGGAGTACCGGCACGCCTGTGAGAAGGCCGGGCTCGCGCCGTAG
- a CDS encoding zinc-dependent alcohol dehydrogenase, with amino-acid sequence MRAFVLTGPRAYAVQDVPAPTAGPGEAVVDVERVGVCGTDVEFFTGAMAYLHHGHAAYPMRLGHEWAGRVAAVGAGVDPAWIGRRVMGDTMLGCGDCRRCRRGRQHVCDKRQEVGVRGDRPGALAEQLAVPVSSLHNLPDAVDASLGALVEPGGNALRAARATAAGSGDRVLVLGPGTIGLLVAMFLRAAGAEVHLMGRTGDSPTFVRGLGFSHVWPEGSVPDLPFDAVVDASNAAHLPDLALELVEPGGRLVYIGLAGDPSRIDTRTLALKDVTAVGVLSASPGLDATIRAYAEGLVDPRPLVAATVSLDEVGPVLAGERPPGAGPGPKIHVAPRIGRARTAP; translated from the coding sequence ATGCGTGCCTTCGTGCTGACCGGCCCCCGTGCGTACGCGGTCCAGGACGTGCCGGCGCCGACGGCCGGCCCCGGCGAAGCCGTCGTGGACGTCGAGCGGGTCGGCGTCTGCGGAACCGACGTCGAGTTCTTCACCGGCGCGATGGCGTATCTCCACCACGGTCACGCCGCCTACCCGATGCGCCTGGGCCACGAGTGGGCCGGACGCGTGGCGGCGGTCGGTGCCGGTGTCGACCCCGCGTGGATCGGCCGCCGTGTCATGGGCGACACGATGCTCGGCTGCGGCGACTGCCGCCGCTGCCGGCGCGGCCGTCAGCATGTGTGCGACAAACGGCAGGAGGTCGGCGTACGGGGAGACCGGCCCGGCGCTCTGGCCGAGCAACTGGCCGTCCCGGTCTCCTCGTTGCACAACCTGCCCGATGCGGTGGACGCCTCACTCGGTGCCCTGGTGGAGCCGGGCGGCAACGCCCTGCGGGCCGCACGCGCCACGGCGGCAGGCTCCGGCGACCGGGTGCTGGTACTCGGGCCGGGGACGATCGGGCTGCTGGTCGCGATGTTCCTGCGGGCCGCCGGTGCGGAGGTCCACCTGATGGGCCGCACCGGCGACTCCCCGACGTTCGTCCGCGGTCTCGGCTTCAGCCACGTGTGGCCGGAGGGCTCGGTTCCCGATCTGCCCTTCGACGCGGTCGTCGACGCCTCGAACGCCGCCCATCTGCCGGACCTCGCCCTGGAGTTGGTCGAACCGGGCGGTCGGCTCGTGTACATCGGGCTGGCCGGCGATCCCAGCCGGATCGACACCCGCACGCTCGCCCTCAAGGACGTGACCGCGGTGGGCGTCCTGTCCGCCTCCCCCGGGCTCGATGCCACCATCCGGGCCTATGCGGAGGGCCTCGTCGATCCGCGACCGCTTGTCGCCGCCACCGTGAGCCTCGACGAGGTCGGCCCCGTACTCGCCGGCGAACGCCCGCCCGGCGCCGGGCCGGGCCCCAAGATCCATGTGGCCCCGCGAATCGGTCGAGCGCGGACGGCTCCATGA
- a CDS encoding fumarylacetoacetate hydrolase family protein — protein MYLMRMGAPGAEKPVARIDDETYVDLSDVVTDFDEAFFGSGGIDRVRPVVAERVAAGQVSRFAGERVGAPIARPHQILCIGLNYRDHAAESGMAVPDEPILFTKSPNTLVGPYDDVRIPRGSTKTDWEVELGIVIGRRTGYLDSVEEARDAIAGYVVVNDVSERAFQLERGGQWAKGKSAETFNPAGPWLATADEIDDVLALDMWLDVNGVRRQTGSTKTMVFDPYVIVHHLSQFLVLEPGDLINTGTPPGVGMGLTPPVYLQPGDVMELGIRHLGSQRQHVLGPR, from the coding sequence ACGACGAGACCTACGTCGACCTCTCCGATGTCGTCACGGACTTCGACGAGGCGTTCTTCGGGTCGGGCGGCATCGACCGCGTCCGCCCCGTCGTGGCCGAGCGGGTGGCGGCGGGACAGGTGTCCCGCTTCGCCGGAGAGCGCGTCGGCGCCCCGATCGCCCGCCCCCACCAGATCCTGTGCATCGGGCTCAACTACCGTGACCACGCGGCCGAGAGCGGCATGGCCGTGCCCGACGAGCCGATCCTGTTCACCAAGTCACCCAACACCCTGGTCGGCCCGTACGACGACGTGCGCATTCCTCGCGGCTCCACGAAGACCGACTGGGAGGTGGAGCTCGGCATCGTGATCGGCAGGCGTACCGGCTACCTCGATTCGGTGGAGGAGGCCCGCGACGCCATCGCCGGGTACGTCGTCGTCAACGACGTCAGCGAGCGCGCCTTCCAGCTGGAGCGCGGCGGCCAGTGGGCAAAGGGCAAGTCGGCCGAGACCTTCAACCCCGCCGGTCCCTGGCTCGCCACCGCCGACGAGATCGACGACGTCCTCGCACTGGACATGTGGCTGGACGTCAACGGGGTCCGCCGGCAGACCGGCAGCACCAAGACGATGGTCTTCGACCCGTACGTCATCGTGCACCACCTCAGCCAGTTCCTCGTCCTGGAGCCCGGCGACCTGATCAACACGGGCACTCCGCCCGGCGTCGGCATGGGCCTCACCCCGCCCGTGTATCTCCAGCCGGGCGACGTGATGGAACTGGGCATCAGGCACCTCGGCTCACAGCGCCAGCACGTGCTCGGACCCCGGTGA